A portion of the Thunnus maccoyii chromosome 20, fThuMac1.1, whole genome shotgun sequence genome contains these proteins:
- the LOC121887092 gene encoding protein kinase C and casein kinase substrate in neurons protein 2-like, with protein sequence MASLPKEPPEDAKKQSFWMPGNYIRTVHRTEQSYQACNDIVACFMERAKVEKQYAQQLSQWSSKWKSIVDSRPLYGSLMRAWQCFFTSTERLSALHSSISQSLITEEGDRVKTWQKETFPKKIFCGFKESHDNSTSFTRAQKPWSKKLMKLEKVRVAYHKCCQKEQTAIDKEKQANENTEMSPEKKQKFTEAREKATEEKEKTRDRYEKMLEDVTTYTPRYMEEMEAIFEQSQEEERKRISFLKQAFLSIHRHLDITNNESVKAVYSELHHTLMSIDEQDDLKWWKNNRGPGMPTNWPKIEEWVPPVKKLKRKKRDQKGKESQNVMIGGVKVRALYDYVGEEGDELSFKAGEVFLKVEEEDDQGWCRGVLSGGKEGFYPANYVEVVE encoded by the exons ATGGCGAGCCTCCCCAAAGAGCCACCCGAGGATGCCAAGAAACAGAGCTTCTGGATG CCGGGGAATTATATACGCACCGTGCACCGAACTGAGCAGTCCTACCAGGCCTGCAACGACATTGTGGCCTGCTTCATGGAGAGAGCAAAGGTGGAAAAGCAGTACGCCCAGCAGCTAAGCCAGTGGAGCAGCAAGTGGAAGTCTATAGTGGATTCTC GGCCACTTTATGGCTCCCTCATGAGGGCTTGGCAGTGCTTCTTCACCTCCACGGAGCGTCTGTCGGCCCTCCACTCCTCAATCTCCCAGTCCCTCATCACAGAGGAAGGTGACCGGGTGAAGACCTGGCAGAAGGAGACCTTTCCGAAAAAAATCTTCTGCGGGTTCAAGGAGAGCCACGACAACAGCACAAGTTTTACACGAGCACAGAAACCCTGGTCAAAAAAGCTGATGAAG CTGGAGAAGGTCCGAGTTGCGTATCACAAGTGCTGTCAGAAGGAGCAAACAGCCATCGACAAAGAGAAACAagcaaatgaaaacactgagaTGAGTCcagagaaaaagcagaagtTCACGGAGGCGAGAGAGAAGGccacagaggagaaagaaaag ACTCGAGATCGCTATGAGAAAATGCTGGAGGATGTGACCACCTACACGCCTCGCTACATGGAGGAAATGGAAGCCATTTTTGAAcaatcacaggaggaggagaggaagaggatcaGCTTCTTGAAACAGGCCTTCCTCTCCATCCACAGACATCTTGACATCACCAACAACGAGAG TGTAAAGGCGGTGTACAGTGAACTCCACCACACTCTGATGTCCATCGATGAGCAGGATGATCTCAAATGGTGGAAGAACAACCGCGGTCCTGGCATGCCCACCAACTGGCCAAAGATTGAG GAATGGGTCCCGCCAGtaaaaaagctaaaaagaaagaagagagaccagaaagggaaagagagccAAAA TGTGATGATCGGGGGTGTGAAGGTGCGAGCTCTGTACGACTACGTGGGAGAGGAGGGTGATGAGCTGTCCTTTAAAGCAG GTGAAGTGTTCCtgaaggtggaggaggaggacgaccAGGGTTGGTGTCGAGGAGTCCTGAGCGGAGGGAAGGAGGGCTTCTACCCAGCCAACTACGTTGAAGTTGTCGAGTGA